In Carbonactinospora thermoautotrophica, the genomic stretch CGCCAGTCACAACGAGGTCGACGGCGTCCGGGTCGGGAACCCGCGTGTTGATCACGTTAACGGCCTCGAAGATGGCCTGGATCGGCGCAGGCACGTCCTCGAAGCCGGGATCAAGTTCACCGTCTTGAAGGCCGAGGACGGCGGGGGCGAGATGCTCGATGGTCAACTGCATGGTCGTCTCCTGGCACCGCTCGTATAGCCGATGATCGCAGGTTGAGCGGCCCCTCTACGGATCTCGCGGACCGAAGCGAGGTGGAGCGGTGATCTGCTGCGGGAGCCGGTATCGAAGCCCGGAGCGCACCGCCGGTTCCGCAGGGGAAGCGCGCGTTCGACGAGCTGGGCATGTCTCACAGGAGTGGGTACGGAGGAATCCAAAGACTCGAAAGCGCGATCGGCTGAGTAGAGCGGGGTCGCCGGTTCGGATGATCTGCTTGTGGCTCCTCGCTGGCGGCATTCGAACGCTTGAACACGACCTCAGCAGTCCTGATGCCGACGGCAGCGCGCGGTGTACACCCGGATCCATCGGTCCGGCACCAGAACGAATGGGCTATGTACAACGGCACTCAGCTCCAGCGCCACCCCACAGACCATCCGCCATGGGACGCACCTGGGACTGACGCTCCCACCACGCTCCCACCACGGGCCGTGACCCAGCCGCGCGTCCTCCCCGGAGGGAGAACGCGCAGCTCAAGGACATGATCACCAGTGGGCCGCCAGGGGATCGAACCCTGAACCCGCGGATTAAAAGTCCGCTGCTCTGCCAGTTGAGCTAACGGCCCGGGGCGCACCCGTGCGTTCGAGGTATCGAATGCGCTCATGGGCAGGGTAGCCGGCCTGCTCGCTGTTAGCGAGACGGGTGGGGCCCTGGAAGCGGTGCCGTACCACCGGGGACCCGAGAACCGGTCAGGGCGCGATCACGGCCAACGGGGTGACCCGGCCCGCGCGAGGGCCTTGGCCAGTTGGCGCGCCTACGGATGGTGGTCGGCGCTGAGCCGGCGCGGGCTGTCCAGGTACGTGGGCCGGCCGGGGCACCGGGTCGCCGTACCCCGCCCATGGGGAACGGCCCCATGCGGGGCAGGTCGTACACCGCCTGGTTAGGCGCCGCCCTGCCGGGTGAACTCGGCCGCCGTGGCCTTGCCGTGCCGGTTGCCGACTTGGCCGAGCGAAGTGCTGGTGATCTCGGATTCGGCCGGCGCCCTCCGCCGAGGCACGGGGTTCGCGCTGAAGCGGCACGATGTCGCCGTGCCAGGCGGCACGACCGGCAGCGATCCAGCCTCCGTCAGAATCTTGACCAGCAGTCTTACCCGGAGGAGTCGCCCATGAAGCTCGCGGCCAGTCTGGCGGCGCTGACGCTCGCCCTGTTGACCGGCGGCACGGCCGTGGTCGCCGGCCACCGGACCCCGGCCCACCGGACCGCGCTGGAGGAGGTCGTCGAGCGTGGGGAGATCCGGGTGTGCACGACCGGCGACTACAAGCCGTTCACCTACCGCGACCCGAAGACCGGGCAGTACACCGGGATCGACGTCGACATGGCGAAGGACCTCGCCGCCGCGCTCGGCGTGCGGGTGACCTTCGTGCCGACCACGTGGCGGACGTTGATGAGCGACTTCACCGCGGGCCGCTGCGACATCGGGGCGGGCGGCGTCTCGGTGACGCTGGACCGGGCGCGGCAGGCGTACTTCAGCGAGCCGTACCTGCGGGACGGCAAGACGCCGATCACCCGGTGCGAGAACGCCTCCCGGTTCCAGACGCTGGCGCAGATCGACCAGCCGGGGGTGCGAGTCGTCGTGAACCCGGGCGGCACGAACGAGCGGTTCGCGCGGGAGAACCTCAAGCAGGCGACGATCGTCGTGCACGAGGACAACACCACGATCTTCGACCAGATCGTCGCCGGCCGGGCGGACCTGATGATCACCGACTCCAGCGAGGCCCGCTACCAGGCGAAGATCCACCCGGAGCTGTGCGCGGTGCACCCGGACCAGCCGTTCACGTTCGCGGAGAAGGCGTACCTGCTGCCGCGCGGCGACGAGGAGTTCAAGCACTGGGTCGACCAGTGGGTGCATCTGCGCACCCATGACGGCACGTACCGGCGCCTCTCCGACGCCTGGATGAGGTGAGCGCTCGACAGGCACGGTTGTCGCAGGCTCGGACCAAGGCCGTGGGAGGGCCGGGTGCGTCAGCCGCCGTCCCTCAGCCGGTTTCCACAGCGCGGCATCCGTCAGTCATGGTGAGCACCACGTCGAGCAGGTCACGCAGGGCGTGGGCGAGTCGCGGGTCGGCCAGCTCGTACCGGACCTGCCGGCCCTCGGGCGTGGCCACGACCAGGCCGCAACCGCGTAGGCAGGCCAGATGGTTCGACACGTTCGCGCGGGTCAGCCCCAAGTGGTCGGCGAGCCTCGCCGGGTAGCTGGGGCCGTCGAGCAGGGCGAGCAGCAGCCGGCGCCGGGTGGTGTCGGCCAGGGCCCGGCCGACCCGATCCATGGCCTCTTCGCGCGTCGCGGTCCGGTACACCCCACCACGATACAGTCCTGGCTGTATTGTTAGGAACGTGTCCGCTCCGCCCTCCCAGCCCCGCGTGCTCGGCGTGATCGCGGCCGGCGGCGCGCTCGGCGCGCTCGCCCGCTACGGCCTCGCCGTGGCGCTCCCCCACCAGCCGGGCGCGTTCCCATGGGCGACCTTCCTCACCAACGCCAGCGGCTGCCTGCTGCTCGGCGCGCTCATGGTGCTGCTGCTCGACTGGTGGCCGCCCCGCCCGTACGTCCGGCCGTTCCTCGGCGTGGGCGTGCTCGGCGGGTACACCACGTTCTCCACGTACGCGGCCGAGACCCGCGACCTGGTCGCCGCGGGCGCGCCCGCCACGGCGGCCGGGTACGCGCTGGGCAGCCTCGCCGCCGCGCTCGTCGCCGTCTGGGCGGGGATGACCCTGACCCGGGCGGCCGTCTCACGGCTGCGCCGCCGAGGCGCGAGGAGGCCGGCATGAAACTCCAGGGATCCGTGCGGCGGCTCACGATCTTCGTGGGCGAGACCGACCGGTGGCGGCACAAGCCGCTGTACACCGAGATCGTGCACCGGGCCCACCGCGCCGGGCTGGCCGGTGCGACCGTCCTGCGCGGCATCGAGGGGTACGGCGCGTCGTCCCGCGTCCACACCACCCGGATCCTCGACCTGGCCGAGGACCTGCCCGTGGTGATCG encodes the following:
- a CDS encoding transporter substrate-binding domain-containing protein, producing MKLAASLAALTLALLTGGTAVVAGHRTPAHRTALEEVVERGEIRVCTTGDYKPFTYRDPKTGQYTGIDVDMAKDLAAALGVRVTFVPTTWRTLMSDFTAGRCDIGAGGVSVTLDRARQAYFSEPYLRDGKTPITRCENASRFQTLAQIDQPGVRVVVNPGGTNERFARENLKQATIVVHEDNTTIFDQIVAGRADLMITDSSEARYQAKIHPELCAVHPDQPFTFAEKAYLLPRGDEEFKHWVDQWVHLRTHDGTYRRLSDAWMR
- the cmtR gene encoding Cd(II)/Pb(II)-sensing metalloregulatory transcriptional regulator CmtR translates to MYRTATREEAMDRVGRALADTTRRRLLLALLDGPSYPARLADHLGLTRANVSNHLACLRGCGLVVATPEGRQVRYELADPRLAHALRDLLDVVLTMTDGCRAVETG
- the crcB gene encoding fluoride efflux transporter CrcB yields the protein MSAPPSQPRVLGVIAAGGALGALARYGLAVALPHQPGAFPWATFLTNASGCLLLGALMVLLLDWWPPRPYVRPFLGVGVLGGYTTFSTYAAETRDLVAAGAPATAAGYALGSLAAALVAVWAGMTLTRAAVSRLRRRGARRPA
- a CDS encoding DUF190 domain-containing protein yields the protein MKLQGSVRRLTIFVGETDRWRHKPLYTEIVHRAHRAGLAGATVLRGIEGYGASSRVHTTRILDLAEDLPVVIVIVDTAEKIAGFLPQLDELIAEGLVVVDDVEVVRYVGRGTAEGTAEGTAPPGE